In Agromyces sp. Leaf222, the genomic window TGGTGAACACGTCCTCAGACCGTCTCGCCCGCGTCGGCGAGGAGCGTGCTGCCCGTCATGATCATCGAGAGGTCGCTCGCGGCGAAGAGCACGACGCGCGCGATGTCGTCGGGGGTGCCCATGCGGCCGATCATGCTCGTGTTCATCACGCCGAGCGGCGGCATCTCGATGCCGGCCGCGGCCGCCGCCTCGGCGCCGGCCTTCGCCGCTGCGAGGTTGCCCTCGGTCGGCACGAAGCTCGGTGCGACGCCGAGCACGCGGATGCCGAGGGGTGCCAGGTCGACCGCGAGCGACTTCGTCATGCCGAGCGCCGCATGCTTGGATCCCACGTAGGCGGCCATGCCCGGGAACGCCACCTGCACGCCGGCCGTCGAGATGATGTTGACGATGACGCCGCCGGATCCGTCGGCCGACATGCGACGCGCGGCTTCACGCGAACCGAGGAACACGCCTCGTGCGTTGACCGCGAACGTCGCGTCCCACATCTCGTCGGGCATCATCGTGACGGGTGCGTTCGGGAAGATCCCGGCGTTGTTGACCCAGACGTCGATGCCGCCGAGTTCAGCGACAGCGAGGTCAGCGGCCGCCGCGACCGAGGCCGCGTCGGTGACGTCGGCGCGCGTGCTCGCGACGCGAACGCCGTATCGGTCGGCGAGCTCGGCTGCGGCGGCGCGCGCGGCGTCCTCGTTCAGGTCGATCAGCAGGAGGTCTGCACCGGCTTCGGCCAGACGCGCCGCGATGGCCTTGCCCAGCCCCTGTGCGGCACCGGTGACGACGGCGCGGCGGCCGGCGAGCGAGAGCAGGTCGGTTAGCGACCGAGTCGAGACGTCTGCGAACGGGAAGCTCACGCTGCGACCTCCGCCGACTCGAGCGCGTTGCGCTGGGCGACCGCGCCGAGCCAGGCGAGGCTCGGCTTCGGGGTGCGCACGAACGTGTCGCGGTCGACCGCGATGAGCCCGAACGTCGGCTCCCAGTGGCCCCACTCGAAGTTGTCGAGCAGCGACCAGTGCAGGTAACCACGCACGTCGATGCCGTCGGCGATGGTGCCCGCGAGGCCCCGCAGGGCTTCGTCGGTGTAGCGGATGCGCTGCGTGTCGTCGGCGGTCGCGATGCCGTTCTCGGTGATCACGATCGGGGTGTGCTCGCTGACCTCCCAGGCGTGGCGCACCGCCATCGCCAGCGAGTCGGGCCGGAACGCGGTCCCGACGAGCGTGTTGTCGGGTGCGGGCGGGTGCGGCACGAGTCCGTTCGCGTCGACCTGCTGGGTCGAGTACGCCTGAACGCCGACGAAGTCGTCGCCACGGCTTCCCTCCCAGTACACATCCTCCTTGCCGTAGCGGATCTGCAGGAGCTTCTCCTCGCCGCCGGGCGCCGCGGTCAGCGCGCCGGCCGCGATCGTCCAACCGACCTTCGCTCCGGTGCGCTCGCGTACGATCTCGCGGGCCGCGTGGTGGATGCGGGTGAACAGGCGCCCGATCTCGGGATCGGCGTACGTGAGGAACTCGCTGTGGGTCTGCTTCTTCTCGTCGTCGCCATCGGCCTCGACCGTGGGGCTGGTCCACTCACCGCCGGATGCCGCGAGGTGGCGCATCGCGGTCATGATCGCGGCCTGCATGTTCGGCTCGTTCATCGTCGCGACCCACTCGACGCCGTCGAGGATCGTGCAGGCCTGCTCGACATAGGCGCAGAACAGCTCCTGCGCTTCGGGGCCGTCCCAGCCGCCGAGCGCGGCGAACCACTGCGGCGTGGTGAAGTGCTGCAGCGTCACGACCGGGGTCACGCCATGCTCGAGGCAGCAGTCGATCACGCGCCGGTAGTGCGCGAGCTCGGCCTTCGAGAAGTGCCCGCGCACCGGCTCGATGCGAGACCACTCGAGACTGAACCGGTACGACGTCAGCCCGGCTTCAGCCAGCAGGCGGATGTCCTCGGCGTAGCGGTGGTAGCCGTCGACGGCATCGCCCGAGAGCTCCATGCCGGGCATCATCTGCTCGCGCGCCCACCAGTCGCTGTTCACGTTGTTGCCCTCGATCTGGTGGCCCGCAGTTGCGGCACCCCACAGGAATCCATCGGGGAAGGTGGTCATGGGTTCGTTCCTCTCGTTCGTTGAGCGGGTGTGATTTCGGTTCTGGATGCCGCGTGCCGATGCCGCGGCGACGGGGTCACGCCGTGGCGGGCGCGGCATCGTACGCGGGCAGTGGTGCCGAGGTCGTGAATCGGCCCGCTGGGATCCGGTGCTCGGTGCCGTCGGGCATCACCACGCGGGCGCTCGTGCCCGACGGGATCTCGGCGGTCAGCGACATCCGCTCGCCCTCGATCCGCCACTCGACCGTGATCGTGCCCTGCGGTCCGTCGTGCGAACCACGTGCCCACGTGAGTCCGCCGCCCGGAACGGGCTCGATGACGACCTGCTCCCAGCCGATCGAGTCGGCGTCCTGCCGGAGCCCGAGGGTGTGGGTGTGCAGGAACCGCATCGCGGCGCCCTTGCTGTAGTGGTTCAGGGACTCGTGGGCGTCGCCGTGCTCGTCGATGCCCTCCCAGTCCTCCCAGACCGTGGTCGCGCCGCGGTCGAGCATGTACCGCCACGACGGCGCGCTGCGCTGCTGCAGGAGCTCGTACGCGACATCCGCCCGCCCGTGGGCTGCGAGCACCGGGAGCAGGTCGCCGGTCGCCAGGAAGCCGGTGCCGAGGTGCGTGCCCGCCGCCCGGATCAGCGCGACGAGCCGATCGGCCGCGGCCTCACGCAGCTCCTCGGGCACGAGGCCGAACGCCAGAGCGCGCACATAGGCGGCCTGGGTGTCGGTCGTGGTCGTGCCGTCGGGACGGAGGTACGCCTGCCGCCAGGCGTCGGCGATGCGCTCGGCGCTCGCCGCGTAGCGGGCGGCATCGTCGACGCGACCCAGAATGCCCGCGATGCGGGCGAGCGTCGCGTTGGATCGGTACAGGTAGGCGGTGCCGACCTCGCCCTTGTCCGCCATGAACCAGGCCATCGGATCGTGCTTGATCGGGTCGATGCGATGTCCATCGGCATCGCGCTCCCGCGGTTCGGTCCATTCGCCCCAGTGGAACGTGCCGTCCCAGAGGTACTGCTCGAACGGCTGGGGCTCGGCGGAGGCCTGCACGCGGGCGAAGTGCCTGGTCGTGCGCGCCTGCTCGAGCGCCCAGTCGACCCAGCGCACCATCGCGCCGACGTTCTCGGCGAGCACCTGTTCGTCGCCGTACGCCTGGTAGAGCTCCCACGGCACGGCGACGATCGCGTCGCCCCAGCCCGACGAACCGGTCATCATGGCGAACTGGTCGTCGAGGTGGTGCTTGATCCGCCGGCCGTCGGGCGAGAAGTTCGCGATGCGACCGTCGTCGAGCTGGTCGTCACGCACCGACCGCAGCCACTTGCGGCTGAAGCCGTGCACGTCGTAGAGGCGCGTCGCCATCGGCGCGAAGACCTGGTAGTCGCCGGTCCAAGCGAGCCGCTCACGCGTCGGGCAGTCGGTGGGCACATCGACCGCGTTGCCGCGGAAGCTCCAGTCGGCGATCTCGTGCAGGCGGTTCAGGTCTTCGTCGCTGCACGCGAACGCGCCGGTACGGCGGAGGTCGGTCTGCACGATGCGCATCTCGAGGGATGCCGGCGCGAGCGTGCCGCCGTCGGACCTCGTGATCCGCGCGTACCGGAAGCCGTGCACGGTGTGGCGGGGCTCGAAGAGGCCCCCCTGCTCCCCCGCGACGACCTCGTCGCGCTGCACGAACGCCATGCGCCCCTCGGGCCGCTCGGAGTCGAGGTGCGATGTGTCGAGATCGCCGTCGCGGCCGAGCGCCTCGCCGTACTCGAGCACCGTGCGGGTGCCGGGCGCGCCGAGATCCGTGAGTCGGATCCACCCGGACGCGTTCTGCCCGAAGTCGGCGAGCCACGCGCCGTCGGCGAGGCGGCGGAGCTCGACCGGCGTGAGCGTCTCGACGACGCGGACCGGTGGCGCGGGCGACCAGTCGATCGACGGTGCGTCGACGACATCGACGAGGACGGATGCCGCGGCCGCGCGCGGCGCCGAGCGGTCGAGGGTCTGCCCGTCCATGAGGTCGGCGCGCGTGACCGCCGAGCGGCGGCTCGTCCACGTCTCGTCGCTGACCACGACCCGCCGGGTACCGTCGGCGAACTCGAGGTGCAGTTCGATGCGGGCACCCAGCGTCGTGCCCCATCCCGCGGGGAGCCGGAACGCGCCGACCTGACCGCGGAACCAGCCGTCGGAGAGCTCGAGCTCGATCACGTTGACACCGTCGCGGACGAGGGCCGTGACGTCGGCGGCCTGCGCATAGAGCGTGCGGTCGTACGACGTGGAACCCGGCGCGAGCTCGACCGTGCCGACGCGCTCGCCGTTCACGGTTGCCGTGTAGAGCCCGAGCGCGGTCGAGTAGAGCCGTGCGGTCACGACCGCGCCGGCGACCGTGAAGCCGCCCGCGAGCATGTGGGCCGCGCGCCGCCCGTATCCAGGGTCGTCGTCGGAGCCGACGGGCGCCTCGACCGGCGAGATCCACTGCGCGGTCCAGTCTTCGTCGAGGAGACCCGCCTCGAACACCGCGAACGCGGACCACGCGGCATCCGTCGCTCCCTCGGACGCGACGCGAACGCGCCACCGCACCCGCTGACCGCTTCGGAGGGACTGGAACGGCCAGGCGACCAGACGACGGCCGGTCACCTCGGCGACGAGCGGCTCAGCATCGTCGATCACGGCTTCGACCACGTACGCGGTACGGATGCCGCGGTCGATGGGGTCCTTCCACGAGAGCCGCGGTGCGGCGCCGGTGACGGTGAAGCCGTCGCCGCCTGCGTCGACGGCCAGTTCGGAGGGTGCGGTGAGCATGATGGATCGCTTCCTTCGCTGCTGCTGGGAGATCGGTGCGGGCGAGCGCCCGGGTCAGCGGATCGACTTGACCTTGAGCAGGATGATGAGGCCGCCGAAGAAGGCGAACCCGGCACCGAGCAGGTACAGCAGGGTGTAGTTCTTCTCACCGCCGGTCGCGCCGAGCATGATCACGAGACCGGCCAGCAGTGGCGCGACCGCGCTCGGGATCTTCTGGGCGAACTGGATGACCGCCATGTATCGACCCGCCTGGTCGCGCTCGGGGATGATCGCGTAGACGATCGCCTGGTCGACGGTCGCGAACACGGCGATCGTGAGCTGCATGAGCACGGCGCCGGCGACGATCTGCGGAAGCGACCACGCGGTGGCTTCGACGACCGCACCGACGACGAACAGCACGGCGGCGATCATGACGAACAGGCGACGACGCTGGAGCTTGTCGGAGAGGAATCCGCCCGCGATCGCACCGACGGCGGCTGCGAGCACGCCGATCATGCCCACCGTGGCGACCACGCCGGCGACCTCGCGCACGGGCATGTCGAGGCGCTGAGCGTAGAAGAACGTGCCGAAGGTCGTGTTGAAGTACAGGCCGATGAAGAAGACGAAACGACCGAGCCAGTTCCACGCGAAGTCGGGGTACTTGCGGATGTTGAAGCCGTAGCTCGAGACGACGGACCTGACCGTGACCTGTGTCGACGGAGCGAGGTCCTTCGAGCTGCCCTCGGGCTTGATGAGCGGGAAGAGCGCGAGCAGCACGGCGCCGATCGCGCCCGGCACGACGAAGACCAGGAACGTGTTCGACGACACCGCGTAGGCGACGCCGATGCCGAGCACCGGTGCGATCTGCGTCATGAGGCCGGTGAGGGCCGACACCTTGCCGCGTTGCGACTCGGGCAGCTTGTCGGCCTGGATCGTCTGCAGGGCCGCACCGGCGATCGACCAGCCGACCATGCCGAGCACCCAACCGGCACCGACGATCAGCAGGCTCGGCGCAAGGCCGATGACGACGAGTCCCGCGAGGCCGATCGCAGTGCCGAGGTAGATGAACGGGCTCCGGCGGCCGAACCGCGAGCGCGTGCGGTCGCTCCAGATGCCGACGAGCGGGCTGATGACGAGGTAGACGGCCTGTGCGATGCCCGTGATGAATCCCAGGAACTCTTCGTGGCCCGGCGCGAGCTCGGTGATCCGCACCGCGATGCCGTACGAGAGCGGGACCATCATCGCCATCGACGCGCCGAAGCTGGCGAGCATGAGCCAGACGATGTAGCCCTTGCTCATCGGCTGCTGCGGCTCGACCACAGCGCTGTCGACCACCGGCGCGACATTCGCGTCGGACACGGCGAGGCCGGCGGCGTGCTCCGCGCCCGGCTCGTTCTTCGTCACCATTGACTCCTTCATCGGTGAAGCCGACCACGCGATCGTACGCGGGCCGTGCTGAGGGATTCCTCAAAAGTAACCAGATTGGTTACGTTGTGGCCAAGAGTAACCACAGCGGTTACGATTGGCAAGTCGGCTTCGGATGCTGGTCTGCCAGACTCCATGAATGGGCCGACAGGGAGAAGACATGCACGGTACGAACCCCTCGGTCATCGCGGTGGCGCCGGATGCCGCGGCGCGGACCCCCGCGCCCCGGGGCCCCCGCGGACCGTACGCGAGCACGCCGGCACGCCGCGCCGAGATCGTCCGCGCCGCGCTCGCGAGCTTCGCCGAGCACGGGTACGAGCGCGCGTCCCTCCGCGACATCGCCGCCAGGGCCAACTTGACGCATGCCGCGCTCCTCCGGCACTTCGCCAGCAAGGACGACCTCCTCCTCGCCGCCCTCGCGCAGCGCGACGACGACGACGAGGAGATGGCGCGCCGCATCATGCAGTCGAAGGTCTCGGCCGAGCGCGTGCTCTCGAGCGTGCTCGCCGACGAGTTCTCCCATCCCGAACGCCAGCGCAACTGGCTTGCGATCACGGTCGCCGCGACGAACCCCGAGCACCCTGCGCACGACTTCTTCATCGCGCGACGCGAGCGCATGCGCGTGCACTTCTCGAGCGGTCAACTCACCACCGCACACGACAGTGAAGAGCTCACCGCAGACGACAAGGTCACCATGCTCATGGCGATGATGGATGGACTTCGCATCCAGGCCCTCTTCGACCCGTCGCGCGAGACCCTCCCTTTGCTCGAGACGTTCATGCGCCTCATCACGACCGACGAGGATCGGCGCGGCACCCTCGACGCATCGTCACCGTCGGACTGACCACGCGTACGCTGCAGATTGCTCGGCTGCACCGGATTTCCGCCCGGCCCGGCGAAAGCTGCGCAGGCAGCCCACCTCTCGAAACGGTGGATACGTGAACGCCACCCGCACGCCGAACTGAGACCGGCATGATTCCTGATCGGCAGGGATTCACGGGAGATGACCACGTGATACGCGACTCAAGTGATTGATGAAGTCGAGGATGTCCTGGTCAAGCGCCGCTTGGTCGTCGCCGTAGATGCCGTGCGGGGCTCCCGGGTAGACCTCGAGGGTGCCGTGCTCGACCATCAGAAGTGGTGAAATACGGCATCGAGCTCCTTCGAGTGCGTTGACGAGCGCGAGGCTGCTCACGCGCCAGGCCAGCGCCGGCAGGGCGCCGCCGCAGTGGGCCGCGATGATCTTCAGGTCCGGATGCCGATCGAGGACTCCCGCGTAGACGGCGTCGACGAGCGACCGGAAGGTGTCGACGGGAAACTCCACCAGGAAGGGCGGACGACCGAGCGTGAGCGGCACCGCGCGAATGCGAGCGCGGAACCAGCACCCGCCTGATCACGCGGCAGGACCGGAAGCGAGCGGTACTGCCGCATGATCTGCAGGCGGTCGAGGAGCTGAACGGCCGATGCCGTGTCCCATGCCGACCACGGCGGTCCGCTCCTGCCCGGTGTCGCGTGCAGGTCGACCGGGAAATGGGCATGAACGTCGATGCGGCGTGGAGCGGTCATCGGTCACGCCGTCTCAGGCTGAGGGCTGACGGATGCCGCGGCGCCAGACGTCGCGGATGTTCAGCGAGTCGCTGATCGTCGTGGTCGGATCGCCGTCGACGAGGAGAAGGTCGGCCCGCTGCCCCACCGCGATCGTGCCTCGATCGGTGAGACCGAAACGGCGAGCCGCAACCGCTGTCGCCGCGGTGAGCGCCGTGACGGGCGAAAGGCCCGCATCGACGAAGTACTGCAGCTCCTGGTGCACGCTCGCGCCGTGGGCGAGACCGCCGAGGAAAGGCAGCGGCTGGGAGACGTCCGTGCCGATGAGGAGGTCGACCCCGGCGGCATCGAGGGCGCGAACTGTGGCGAGAACATCCTCGAGTCGACCCTGCGGGTAGTGGTTGAAGCTGCTGCGCAGCGTCTCGTCCCACTCCGTGGAGAGCTTGCCGGCGACCCTGGGGTCGTCGGCGAGCGCCGAGCCGGTGATGCCCATCATCGAGGCGTCGAGCACGACGCAGGCGACGACGAACGCGCCGGACGAGGCGATGGCATCGATGATCTGCGACGTGTGCGGCCGGTCCATGAACAGGTGCGCCAGACCATCGATGCCGGCGTCGATGCTCATCTGCGTGGCGTCGATGGTGAGTGCGTGCGCCACCGTGAGCAGCCCCAGGCGGTGGGCCTCCGCGACTCCGGCGTTCAGCGTCGCCTGATCGAGCATGGGCAGGCCGGGGTGACCCTCGACGCTGCCGTCATCGACCATGAACTTGATGTAGTCGGATCCGGCCCGAGCGAGCTGGCCGACGACATCCACCGCCTCCTCCGGAGTCGTGACCTTGGCACGCACGATCGGATCGACGCGCTCGGGACGGGGCGGGCGGCCGGCGCCGCCGGGGCCACCACCGGGGCCGCCCCGGCCTGCACCACCCTGCGGGTTGAAGTCCTTGGGGAACAACTCTTCCGGATGTCCGCCGGGAGGCGTGAGGCCGAACCCGGCCGAACGCACATCGGCCAGGCTGTCATCCTCGGTGATGTGGGTGCGGTCGCGGGCGGTGTTCGCTCCCTGCATCTCGAGCTCCGTCGTGACACCGAACTGCAGCGCCAGGCGAAGGCCGGCGGTGTCGGTGTGCACATGCGAGTCGATGAGGCCCGGGAGAAGCGTGGCGCCCGGTGCAAGGACGACCTCGGCATCAGTGGGCGTGGCATCTCCGATGGACTCGATGAGCCCATCGGCGATCACGACCGTCTTGCGGCCCAGGTCCGTGGTGCCGTCGAAGACCCGACCGGCCACAATTGCAGTACGCATACGAGTTCCATTCCTGCAGGATCGACGGCCGCCGGAGTGGCGACCATCCGTTTACGTGTAAACTAGCACATATGTGCGTTTTGCACGCAAATTGAGGAGAAGTGATGACCAGTCGCGACGATGCCGCCCGACCCTCCCCCGGTGACGACGAACTGCTCGAGACCATCGGAACGGCCTTCTCACGGCTGCGACGACGCACCAGCAGCGTGCCCATCGACGTGCCGGTGGCGCGAACCGACGTGCGCCGCGATCTGCTCCTGGCCATCGTGGAGGAATCCGACGGCCTGCTGAGCGTCAACGCCGTGGCAGCCGCACTGGGCATGGAACGAACCGCGGTCAGTCG contains:
- a CDS encoding SDR family NAD(P)-dependent oxidoreductase; translated protein: MSFPFADVSTRSLTDLLSLAGRRAVVTGAAQGLGKAIAARLAEAGADLLLIDLNEDAARAAAAELADRYGVRVASTRADVTDAASVAAAADLAVAELGGIDVWVNNAGIFPNAPVTMMPDEMWDATFAVNARGVFLGSREAARRMSADGSGGVIVNIISTAGVQVAFPGMAAYVGSKHAALGMTKSLAVDLAPLGIRVLGVAPSFVPTEGNLAAAKAGAEAAAAAGIEMPPLGVMNTSMIGRMGTPDDIARVVLFAASDLSMIMTGSTLLADAGETV
- a CDS encoding glycoside hydrolase family 1 protein, whose protein sequence is MTTFPDGFLWGAATAGHQIEGNNVNSDWWAREQMMPGMELSGDAVDGYHRYAEDIRLLAEAGLTSYRFSLEWSRIEPVRGHFSKAELAHYRRVIDCCLEHGVTPVVTLQHFTTPQWFAALGGWDGPEAQELFCAYVEQACTILDGVEWVATMNEPNMQAAIMTAMRHLAASGGEWTSPTVEADGDDEKKQTHSEFLTYADPEIGRLFTRIHHAAREIVRERTGAKVGWTIAAGALTAAPGGEEKLLQIRYGKEDVYWEGSRGDDFVGVQAYSTQQVDANGLVPHPPAPDNTLVGTAFRPDSLAMAVRHAWEVSEHTPIVITENGIATADDTQRIRYTDEALRGLAGTIADGIDVRGYLHWSLLDNFEWGHWEPTFGLIAVDRDTFVRTPKPSLAWLGAVAQRNALESAEVAA
- a CDS encoding family 78 glycoside hydrolase catalytic domain, with amino-acid sequence MLTAPSELAVDAGGDGFTVTGAAPRLSWKDPIDRGIRTAYVVEAVIDDAEPLVAEVTGRRLVAWPFQSLRSGQRVRWRVRVASEGATDAAWSAFAVFEAGLLDEDWTAQWISPVEAPVGSDDDPGYGRRAAHMLAGGFTVAGAVVTARLYSTALGLYTATVNGERVGTVELAPGSTSYDRTLYAQAADVTALVRDGVNVIELELSDGWFRGQVGAFRLPAGWGTTLGARIELHLEFADGTRRVVVSDETWTSRRSAVTRADLMDGQTLDRSAPRAAAASVLVDVVDAPSIDWSPAPPVRVVETLTPVELRRLADGAWLADFGQNASGWIRLTDLGAPGTRTVLEYGEALGRDGDLDTSHLDSERPEGRMAFVQRDEVVAGEQGGLFEPRHTVHGFRYARITRSDGGTLAPASLEMRIVQTDLRRTGAFACSDEDLNRLHEIADWSFRGNAVDVPTDCPTRERLAWTGDYQVFAPMATRLYDVHGFSRKWLRSVRDDQLDDGRIANFSPDGRRIKHHLDDQFAMMTGSSGWGDAIVAVPWELYQAYGDEQVLAENVGAMVRWVDWALEQARTTRHFARVQASAEPQPFEQYLWDGTFHWGEWTEPRERDADGHRIDPIKHDPMAWFMADKGEVGTAYLYRSNATLARIAGILGRVDDAARYAASAERIADAWRQAYLRPDGTTTTDTQAAYVRALAFGLVPEELREAAADRLVALIRAAGTHLGTGFLATGDLLPVLAAHGRADVAYELLQQRSAPSWRYMLDRGATTVWEDWEGIDEHGDAHESLNHYSKGAAMRFLHTHTLGLRQDADSIGWEQVVIEPVPGGGLTWARGSHDGPQGTITVEWRIEGERMSLTAEIPSGTSARVVMPDGTEHRIPAGRFTTSAPLPAYDAAPATA
- a CDS encoding MFS transporter, whose protein sequence is MVTKNEPGAEHAAGLAVSDANVAPVVDSAVVEPQQPMSKGYIVWLMLASFGASMAMMVPLSYGIAVRITELAPGHEEFLGFITGIAQAVYLVISPLVGIWSDRTRSRFGRRSPFIYLGTAIGLAGLVVIGLAPSLLIVGAGWVLGMVGWSIAGAALQTIQADKLPESQRGKVSALTGLMTQIAPVLGIGVAYAVSSNTFLVFVVPGAIGAVLLALFPLIKPEGSSKDLAPSTQVTVRSVVSSYGFNIRKYPDFAWNWLGRFVFFIGLYFNTTFGTFFYAQRLDMPVREVAGVVATVGMIGVLAAAVGAIAGGFLSDKLQRRRLFVMIAAVLFVVGAVVEATAWSLPQIVAGAVLMQLTIAVFATVDQAIVYAIIPERDQAGRYMAVIQFAQKIPSAVAPLLAGLVIMLGATGGEKNYTLLYLLGAGFAFFGGLIILLKVKSIR
- a CDS encoding TetR/AcrR family transcriptional regulator, which produces MHGTNPSVIAVAPDAAARTPAPRGPRGPYASTPARRAEIVRAALASFAEHGYERASLRDIAARANLTHAALLRHFASKDDLLLAALAQRDDDDEEMARRIMQSKVSAERVLSSVLADEFSHPERQRNWLAITVAATNPEHPAHDFFIARRERMRVHFSSGQLTTAHDSEELTADDKVTMLMAMMDGLRIQALFDPSRETLPLLETFMRLITTDEDRRGTLDASSPSD
- a CDS encoding amidohydrolase family protein; this encodes MPLTLGRPPFLVEFPVDTFRSLVDAVYAGVLDRHPDLKIIAAHCGGALPALAWRVSSLALVNALEGARCRISPLLMVEHGTLEVYPGAPHGIYGDDQAALDQDILDFINHLSRVSRGHLP
- a CDS encoding amidohydrolase family protein, with the protein product MRTAIVAGRVFDGTTDLGRKTVVIADGLIESIGDATPTDAEVVLAPGATLLPGLIDSHVHTDTAGLRLALQFGVTTELEMQGANTARDRTHITEDDSLADVRSAGFGLTPPGGHPEELFPKDFNPQGGAGRGGPGGGPGGAGRPPRPERVDPIVRAKVTTPEEAVDVVGQLARAGSDYIKFMVDDGSVEGHPGLPMLDQATLNAGVAEAHRLGLLTVAHALTIDATQMSIDAGIDGLAHLFMDRPHTSQIIDAIASSGAFVVACVVLDASMMGITGSALADDPRVAGKLSTEWDETLRSSFNHYPQGRLEDVLATVRALDAAGVDLLIGTDVSQPLPFLGGLAHGASVHQELQYFVDAGLSPVTALTAATAVAARRFGLTDRGTIAVGQRADLLLVDGDPTTTISDSLNIRDVWRRGIRQPSA
- a CDS encoding MarR family winged helix-turn-helix transcriptional regulator encodes the protein MTSRDDAARPSPGDDELLETIGTAFSRLRRRTSSVPIDVPVARTDVRRDLLLAIVEESDGLLSVNAVAAALGMERTAVSRLAASCVSDGLLERVASQSDGRSITLRLTSPGEEVLATSRRQQRRAFEYITRDWDDGERLQFARLLHKYVASASSASSE